The Oryza brachyantha chromosome 6, ObraRS2, whole genome shotgun sequence region TCTCATGTCACCACGAAGGCTTGTACCATCAGCCCATTTGTTCTTGCTTGAATTGTTACCACCGAGAGTTTTTGCCTGTACAGGGAACTCCCCTTGGTTTCAGTGATCAAAGGGCACCATACCTTATGAACAGTTATGGAGCATATCCTGTAGAAGGTCCCTTGTTTGGTCAGCAGAGATACACTTCAAGAGGAACTAATACTTCCTTGCAGAGGAATCACCTGAGGAACAATGTAAGCAAAAAGCCAGCACAAATTTGTGAGCCAATTGCAGGTGGTGCCCCTTTCACCATATGCTACAATTGCTATGAAGTGCTGCGAATACCAATGAAACATTCCTCATCAGGAAAGGAGTATAAGCTACGGTGTGGATCATGCTCACATGTAATTGTAGTCAAGCTTGATGGCAGCAGGCTTAATGTCTCAGAACCTATGCCTGGTACACATTTATCTGCTGAACCACAAAATGTCATTGGTGATAGCATGAGAAACACTTGGCAAGCTAATGCTGATGAGAGGTTGCTTCCACAATATTGCTTTTCTATTGGAAGTCGCGGATCTCAAGAAAAAGATCTAGAATCAAATTCAAGTGAATCAGATAGTAAACATACCCCTATAGGGACTGATTCTGAAAACACTCCCCAGTCCAGGGATCTTCATTCTGAAGCCAATGTAGTTTCCCGTGTACCAAGTTTACCACATCATGATCATTGCGGATTGTCACCATCAGAGGATTCTGTAGTAGGAAGTAGAAGTACCCATTCTGAACACGAAAAGGCTATATTATTAACTGAAAACTGCAAGCGGAACTCAATTAAAGATGTATGTGTAGCCAATGAGACACAGTCACCAGTCAAAGAGTTTGATGATACAATAAATTTTCCACAAAATTTTGGTCACACTAGGTCTACAAAGCCAGGCGATTCATTTCTAACCAATCTCATTAAAAGGAGCTTCAAAATGAACCATGGAACACGCAATGGAAGAGCAAGGGTTTTTGTTAATGGTTTTCCTATCTCTGACCGTGCAGTCAGGAAAGCTGAGAAGCTAGCTGGAGAAATCTGTCCTGGTGATTACTGGTAAATTTCCTCATGCGGCAAAGTGTtacactatatttttttaatgttttgattCCTCCATTTCAGTTATGCTTCAGCAATCTACAAAAGAAACTTATATAGTTGCCTACATTAATATAACAAATTTCTATTCTGTGTGCTCTTTCTTGTATTGCATATTTGAGTATACAAAGTTTTGATCTAATGTTCTGTTACTTAGGTATGATTATCGTGCTGGGTTCTGGGGTGTTATGGGGCAACCCTGCCTTGGCATGATACCTGTAAGTGCAGTCGCCTTGGATATTGTGCATGTCTTCCTGTATCCTATCCTATCCCATCCTATCGATCAAAtctaagttgattttttttgctcgCAGCCTTATATTCCAGAGTTTAATTACCCTATGCCAAAGAACTGCGGTGGTGGAAACACCGGCATATTTATTAATGGGAGAGAACTTCATCAGAAGGATTTGGACCTACTTGTGTCTCGAGGACTCTCTGATTCTCCTGGCAAATCTTACATAGTGGAAAATTCTGGGAAAGTTTCAGACGAAGTTTCTGGTGAAGAGCTTTATGGCCTTGGCAAGCTCGCACCGACGTAAGCATCTATTTAATTTCTAATCATTTTAAATTCtgcaacaaacaaattaatctagattatttcCATAGACAAGGCCCCTGACTTGAGCTGCAGTTATATGACCAATTCTATAATCTTGCTGGTGATGCCTTTAGTCCTCTTACTTCCTGTGGTGATACAGCTTAATCTGGGACCCTTATTTAACAGCATAGgatcatataaatctattgcCAAGGAAAATTATTCTGCAAGTCCAATTACATCATGTTATGGAAAATGTGTTAATGGATTGTGCTTGATATTAGTTGTTTTTCAAGTATCAATTGTTAACTATCTGGACACACAGTGATGTACTGTATATGGCTACATAGGTTTTAGATTATAATCATGACGACATGTTATGCTACACTCATCTACCCATATAATTTCTTAAACCTTCCATAAGTCGTATATATGATTGAGATGAACAAGCCTTTCTCATAGTTTTGTGCTTATTAGTTAGTGCAATAGTTAAGTTGGTCAAAAGTAATTGTGGCAGTATAACACTGCATTTTTGGGTTGACCATTCTAACATGCCCTAAAATATCTCCAAGAATCAGGGTGGTAAAAACAGCAAGACCTGTAATTATTAGAATGATTGGAATTTTTTCTGTGAAATATAGCCCtactatatttcatatttcttaAGTTTGGTGGCCCTATATTTTTTCAGATGACTGTACTTCATTATAGTGAACTAGTGATTAGAAATCTATGATATATCTGGCAATATCAGAAGTTTTACCAGCTTGCAGTGCCTGGTGTTTAGTGTCACCACCAGTAAGCAGACCCAAAATCACAGGCATAGGCATATGCATAGTTTCAGAAATCCTTTTCTGAAAAAATGTCATTCAATATTAGAGCTCGATTAGTCGACTATCCATGCAACTAAACAAGTGTTGTgaagatatttattttatctccgGTTGCCTTTATGTATTGCAAAATCCTGGTACACAGAATAATGAATCACTGATCCGCTGTGTTTTGGTCAATTGGTGTGGTTTATCTGTTCTGGGCCAGATGGtcacaacttttttttttgtgccaaCAGTTTCTTCTATTTGAAGCGTTATGTAACTGTTCTGATGATTTATTACAATTACAGTGTGGAGAAAATGAGACGTGGATTTGGCATGAGAGTTCCAAGAATAATCCAGTGACAACCTGACGGGCCAATACAATACAATCACAAGCTCTGGGGATGCTAGGTAGGGGACAAGCCAATGCCATAGCTGCAGCTCACATGCCACAATAGGGCGACTTAGTTTTCCAAGAATACTCTCTCTAGTTTAGCTTGTGTCCTTCCTCCTTGTAGCATGATTGTTCGACTTGGAAAGATTATTtgagggggaaaaagtaatcaattgaatttgtttggtttggcaTTCTAACTTGTGTTTGGTGCACCTTCGAAGAATCATGTGGTGACTGCCATTTAAACATTGAAATACATGAGAACGCATCAAATGAGcacaattagaaaataaagaaagttACGCAGAACTCAGGAGTATTGAGTATTTCCAGTAGGTTGTATCATATCGATGTAATTGATTGAGATCAATAAAGCTtcctttgtaaaaaaaaaggaaagtaaAGAAATGGGTTGCTGGGTATGACTTGAACTGAGTAAATTAACTACAttatcttttgatttttgaactAACGGTGGAGGTTTTACTACTGAGCAAGTGAGCATGCTTCTGAGAGGGTAAAAaaggggcatttaactttttgccattcTTACGAATCTTCGTAACAGATTTGTCATtggacccacatgttataGAATTAAAAAGGCCTACGTATTATAGATAGCaagtgacaaatttattttgaccactcgtaagagtgataaaa contains the following coding sequences:
- the LOC102709850 gene encoding uncharacterized protein LOC102709850, yielding MEGDERAAAASAAAGIRLVRCPRCDKFLPELPAYSVYVCGGCGAALQAKKKYSGQASDNSDNGNVKYLEVLESVPEAPEAMRGASTDDRLVPNRISSLHSRSVYNHEDNRIPRGPSTSGGEATIRKDGREAKYMRILNGDNADMMKSARGRGISDIYPRSPIDAIPPASYQGEDFVDYQLQSKYKYSNREHANDRELDGPSRVRGLEKDRAEILMMLDELRDQVQQSCEVTDAPSRSATTNRPADSSSSHGTHDRPSKLRHDQSVLHWNGSHHSPSSNMPSPNIPQVHAPLPTRQNLHGYAEPIPHARASSYPAGAAYSCRNFDNFFFGHHDHDPLLSCHHEGLYHQPICSCLNCYHREFLPVQGTPLGFSDQRAPYLMNSYGAYPVEGPLFGQQRYTSRGTNTSLQRNHLRNNVSKKPAQICEPIAGGAPFTICYNCYEVLRIPMKHSSSGKEYKLRCGSCSHVIVVKLDGSRLNVSEPMPGTHLSAEPQNVIGDSMRNTWQANADERLLPQYCFSIGSRGSQEKDLESNSSESDSKHTPIGTDSENTPQSRDLHSEANVVSRVPSLPHHDHCGLSPSEDSVVGSRSTHSEHEKAILLTENCKRNSIKDVCVANETQSPVKEFDDTINFPQNFGHTRSTKPGDSFLTNLIKRSFKMNHGTRNGRARVFVNGFPISDRAVRKAEKLAGEICPGDYWYDYRAGFWGVMGQPCLGMIPPYIPEFNYPMPKNCGGGNTGIFINGRELHQKDLDLLVSRGLSDSPGKSYIVENSGKVSDEVSGEELYGLGKLAPTVEKMRRGFGMRVPRIIQ